TGTTTCAGGAACATGTAATGTTTTACAACCTGTACTaccatttaatatttttaatgtttctctcaCAAGTCCTACATAGTAATAGTAAGTGATTTCTTTTAGGGATAAAGTGAAGCATGAATTGCTTGTTACTGTAGTAATGTATTACATGTATTAATGCCATGTTTTAGCCCCTGAGCTACACAGGCCTAGTgccaaatgttaatgtttaattcACCCGACATACCTCAAATGCAGCAAGACTTTAAACTGGCATTATTCTGCTCTGTGATGTAATTTCACTGTGCTAACAGGCAGTGGCACTTTTTGAAGATGGCTGTAAGGCCCAGCAGGCATGGAAGCAGTTCCACCACATGTGCTACTGGGAGCTGATGTGGTGCTTCACCTATAAACGAGCATGGAAGATGGCCTATTTCTACGCAGACCTGCTGAGCCAGGAGAGCCGCTGGTCCAAGGTACAAACTGTGAACTTACTTGTTTTCATCATGTCAAGCATCTTCAGAAACAAAATTAAGTGCACAAATTTATGTTTATCTATCTTAGGCCATGTACGTATACATGAAAGCTGCATGTCTCAGTATGTTGCCTAAGGATGAGGCCAGGCCTTTTGGGGAGGATGAGGTAGAACTCTTTaggtaaacacacactctatgtgcatattttattgttactgtCCTTAGGCTCATTATGtacttcctttttttctttaccaaCATGTCTGCAAAGACGAGTAGCTGTGAGGCAAACAGCTTTGTTCACGTACTTGTTtgtgaaatacattttatatgaaTCTGTAGGACTAAAATGTGCATCTGCTACAGGGTGTGCAGGGGCTGAAACATTTTTGGCCAACTCTGTAATGAAAGAGCTTACAGTTTTGCTCTACATAAACACATGAAGAGTTTAAGAAATTAAACATGATCGGAAGGGATCTTGAACAAAGACTTATAAAATACTCTGTTTTTGAATCAACATTTATGCCTGATATAGGTTTTCCACTGGATTTTCTACAATTGGCTTCAAGAATAGTCAGAAGAAGTCAGTCAAACAAGCAGCACGCCTGTTTGACTGACTTTAATTCTGATACCATGACAGGAAAATCAGTAGTGTCACTGCAGAAATGTTTCTCTTCAAAACTTTCTGTCATAATAGCTATCATTTGTTCAGTCTTCTATTGACCTTACTGCTGATACATTACCTCTGAAACTATTTTGAATACGTGTCACTAATTTGTAAGAATGTATATATAACCGATGCTCGGAAGGAAACATGACATGCAGGCTAGTTTTCATTCACTGTGCTAACAGGCATGAATTgcttgttttaacatttttaaagctgatGAATGTAGTTTTAACAGCAAATGTATCACTGACTCAGACCTAATGCCTTGATTCCAAATTcgtttttaatattttcctgTGTCTTTAGGCAAGTGCCCACCTTGAAGCAGAAGATAGCAGGGAAGTCTCCCCCTACTGAGAAGTTTGCTATCCGTAAAGCCAGACGCTACAAGTCCCCCTCCCCAGTCAGGCTTCAAGTACCAGTGCTGGTAAagcttcacacacaaaaacacatacacaacaggCGATGTGTTTGACTCACAGAGCCTTGCAACATTATGTATTGTTTTGTTACAGGAGATGATGTACATGTGGAATGGGTTCAGTATGATCAGCAAACGGCCAGAGCTGACTGAAGGCATGATGCAGACTTTGGTGGAGGCAGAGCGCACTCTGCTGGAGTCTCCTAGTAATACAACATATGCCAACATAAAACCCatttcaccccccccccaaaaaaaaaaaaaaaaaacatgctgatgTGTGCTCTTCTCTCTCCAGGAAATGAGTATTCATTGGACGACCACTGTGTGATCCACCTACTGAAGGGTCTGTGCTTTAAGAACCAGGGTCTCCTCGAGGCAGCAGAGGAATGCTTTAGCAAAGTGTATTCCAGGTGAGCGCAGCTGGATTATTTTTATAATCTTCTGTAAACAGTGAACTACCAGTCATGTTGAATCAGGGCCAGAAGActgtttaactttaaaatttTACCATTcacagtttaaataaaaaagtatcgTCCTTGTCAAAGTTTTAATTGCAGCTTTTCTTAGTGTTTAATGGCTGCAGGTAACTGGATGTATTAACGGTGCAGTGTTTACTCAGCAATTATAAAAGCCTATCAGCTCTTCCACCAAGTCATACAGTAACTATTTGCATGGCAGTCAAGAATGACATCATGCCTTGTTGAAATCACATAATGTTTCTTCCAATTAAGGTCACTTTCAAATAGGTCTTGGAAGggagttttatttattgcaaGCACTAAGTTATTTAACTACATGGATGAAttgtcagctgtgtgtgcagcattaTGGGCATGTCTTCATGTATGTAAAATGAAACTATATGTGACAGTTCATTCACCTTTGTTTTATGTTCTCAGTGAAAAGAAGATCAAGTTTGACCACTATCTCGTGCCCAACTCTCTGGTGGAGCTTAGTCTACTCTACATAGACCAAGGCAGAAGAGACGAGGCTATTAAACTACTTCATAAGGCCAAGTAAGTTCCTGCTGTAAAGACGCTTTATTGATGCATACTAATTATAATGAATGtgcagaaattatttaaaaatattgccCCAGATTCCTGCTCTTATTTAGCCACCTTCCAAATGAACATGTTGTACATCACACAGCTGCGTTTCCTCTCCTCCTTGTTGAGCAGACTCTCAGCCCGATACATGCAGTCTTTTTCCTATTTAGTTACATTACAACCTGcaatttaaatggatttttatttggcttttatgTAGTGTATCTACACAAAACAGTCCAAGttgaactaaaataaaaaacttttttaaaaaataaaaaaactgagaattggtgtgtgcatttgtattgaCCTGTGTTGCTATGAAGTCCCTAAATAAGTTCTGATGCTGCCAATTACCTTATGAAATCACATAATTAGTTAAATTAAGTCTAACTAAGAAGAGTCTAAGTGTCACTCCATCTCAACATACAATGTTCTTTCTGAACTTCAATCTGGtttcagaaaacataaaagcacaacTACAGCAGCATTAAAGGTACTTGATAATAATGATTTTATTGATTCACTAGTCAGCAAATAACACTGTGCAGCCCTATTCCTTGatctgtccaaaaaaaaaaaaaaacaggaaagagcaTCTCCAGTTTGTGAGAGACTCCCCAAATATCTGGAAGAAAGTactgtggtcagatgagactGAAATTGAACTAGCCATCAAAGAAACGCTATGTCTGGTGCAAACCCAACACTTCTCATCACCCCCACCACCATCCCCACAGTGAAGCATCATGGTAGCAGTATCATGtttttggggctgtttttcatcagagagaaacatttaaatgtgttgggctgGCCTAGTCAAAGCCCAGACCTCAACCCAATAGAGAATCTGTGGTCTGAGTTTAAAAACTGTGGTACACCTGTAGACttgaaggagctggagcagttttgcagaatgcacaaaaaaaacccagtgGTTAGATGTACTAAGCTCATATAGACATACCCAAAGAGACTtgcagctgtaattgctgcaaaaGGTGGCTCTGCAAAGTATTAATTTTGTAAATGTCAATTGTCAATTCCAGGTTGTAAGGTaacaaaataggaaaaaagcaaagggggtgaatacttttgcaaggcactgtaACAGTAATTACAACATCTAGAAAGAGTATTCCAATTATTGGAAAGAGGAGGTAGTGAGTAATAATTAAAAGTACTCAGTCTGGAAGAAATCTATTTCACTGGCACCACAAAACTCCAAAGCAAAGAGTTGGCTGACCGAAAAGCAGCCCCTATGTAGTACAATTCCAGTACCGCAACCTTGCAAGAAATATTTactttaagaaaatgtttgaaattagaaaatgtgcttttttgcCGATAGGAAGATGAAAAGCTTGATACTgctcttgtgtttgtgtagcaaATGTAAGGCTGTAGAAAAGTAGCTGGTTATTTTCACTTGGCTTAGCCttgaagactggaaacaggacAGGACGCTGACTCTGTCCAGCAGTGAGAGCATTTTCCTGCTAAAGCCAAGAAATAGTTCAGCACTATTGTCtttccatgttttcttttgtacagattaaacaaataaaaaaatatgctaATGAATGTGCTTTTAAATGTATTAGTTTTGGAGGAATCTAAGTTAACAGCTTTTCTTGTGTCCAGTGTTTATGCCACACTAATCTAACCTGTTCACTGTAGCTTTATAtgtaatgtaaacacacataagAATAATAACAATCTTTTTGTCTGTCAGCAAGAAGGCAAAGAAGTATAATTTCctgaaatgacaaacaaaattCCACATGGATACAATTTGGTTTTTACGTTTTAGTCTGTCTATGTCATATAATGTACTAACATATTTTATTACTCTAGAATGACTGATTACTTCCCTctaaatacaaacatttataaacaaagTCTTTATTTCAGGGACTGCTGAAATAGGAGTGGATTACAATAGAGTGGgttctgtctttctgcctgcTCAGCATACAGCCATTACAGAAACACTAGAGGTCACTGTTAGCCTGTTAAATGTAGGTCTGCcctaaacataaaaatataacacacactGGGGTGGTCATGTTGGTTAGCTGGTGCCTTTAAAGGCTGGACCTATTGATGCATGACAGGTAAATAACTAAATGGGTTCTTCAATACTGATAATCGTTATATTGAAGGCACAATCTAACCATGTCTGCTGTTTTGATTTGTAGACAAAACTACAAAGATTACTCGATGGAGTCCCGTACGCAGTTCAGAGTACATGCTGCTCTGGCAAAACTCAAGGCTGACCCCGGTGAAGATGAGGACACTCATCTGTAAGATCACACGTCATCGTGGCTGCAAATGCTCTTCACTATGTGATCTCCATTTTCAATCCACTTTTTATCCTATATCCATTTTCAACAAGGGAATACTGGGTGTTTTATCTCTGTACAGATATACCTTTTCTGGTATTTTCAGTCTGCGCTAACATCAAACTGGACAAAGGTATAACCTGTTAAAATATTCATAACGGCCATCAGGCCTACTCCCCCTTCAAGGAGAATAAAAGTGGAATGTGGACATTAACAGTCAAAGGACCTTGTATTTCACTGCCTTCTATAGGTTAACACAGACTTGAGTGTACATAGAGTAGACATTTTATTGTATgcacaatgtttttattgtttacacTGAAAATTAAAGAACACTAAAgtttaatcaataatcagttGATAACCTTGATAAGTgttataatttaattaaatttttattaatatattatttttattatcattttactGGATGAGTTCTATAGGATTATTGCATAATTAAATTCAGCATACTGTGCTGTAACATGTTTTGAaattaatatatgttttttaatttgttaagATGTAGTATTGCAGCTAcacaaacatttggaaaaaaaaaaaaaaattttttttaaataagtttaAGCAGGAGGTTAGTGGCTCAAATAAACCCAGAGTCAGCAGCCGATGTTCTGTGCTCTGACACATGCACTGTCACTGCATGTTACGTCTGAAATACGCTAAAGAGGTTCAAACAACTTTTTACTGCTCATCTGAAGTCACTTTGACCATCCTGAAAATCAGTGTTGAGACATATCACGATCAGTGTGTGCACTTTCAAaacttttaaatgtcaaaaaaattGCATAAATAAATGGTATATATGAATGTCTGTTTTGTCTCAAATCATAGCAAAATTAGCATCTTGGTGTACTTGGTCATCGAGTAATATTTTAATCAACACAGCTGCTAAAAAGAGTTTAAATTCACCATTTATAGCGTCTGCCCGGGGCCGCACTGGAGTGAGTGTGCCCAATACCGTCTGCTCTTGGAAGCTAAGTAtttggatgggagaccaacttgaAAGACTAGGGGCTGCTATCCTCAGACActgaggttgtgtcaggaagggcatccggcgTAAAACTTTCGACAATgcggatcaattgatctgcGACCCCAAATGGGAGTAAGCcgaaagggaaaaaaataaataaaacttataGAGGCAGCCCAACATTAGATCCCAGTACATATGAGTAGATTCTGGGGTTTCTGATACTCCTATCCAGGTAATCATCAATGGGTAGAGCatggatagttggaaaacaagcagggcagtggccccaAGGACCAGGATTGCCCAACATTGTTCTAGTGTGTCCAAGTGTCACAATTCCCGATCAATATCCTGTCCcgtgtttttatatttgaggTCTTTTTTGGTTCATCcctttagtgtttttttttttgttgttgttttttgttttacccCATCATTAGTTCTCTTGATTGTTTGCACCTGCACCTTGTTAGCCCTTGTCCATTCACTATTTAAACCCCAGTGACACTTCACTGAGTGCCAGACTGTCTTTCATCAAAACCCTGAGCTTTCTACTGTATGTACCTTAGCATTTTTGGACTCCTGAGCAGAATGGAATAATGGGccttttcacatttacatttatggACAAACAAGTCTTCATGCCAGGCTTTGCATTGGCTTAGTGGGAGGATTGAATGGAACTTTCCAAAGGTAAAGAAAATGTAGCATTTCTGGATGTACAGGATTTCTATAATTGTGCATTGACTACAGTGTTTGTGAATGACATTAACAGATAGGCAATATTAACATGTATATGATGTCATTTATTGTGATAAATGTATCTTAtgttatttacatatatttaatgtaaatgtaatattttattttgccattATAAAGTGCATAATTTGATTTTTAGAGCATTTGGAAAAACTGGAAGTTTGGAAAAGACTGGGCTTCAATACAAAACCCAGGTTACCAAGTGCTGCccttatattttaaatataaggGAGAGAGGCCTGATAACTTGGAAGTATCACAGGATTACTCTTGTTAGTGAAGCCATTCAATCATGTGTATTAACATATTCATATTCCTCTGTGCTgcccccaccaccaccaacagCACAACATTGTCTAATACTGTACACAGATCTACAGGACAGGAAAGGAGCTTCATGTTATTCTTTCTATAGGGACCCTATAAACTTTATTGTTCCCACATTGGGAAGATTGCAATTTGTGAATTGAGCTGCATCAAAATTTATGATTTGTAATAAAGTGTCAGTGAGTCTGGAATAAACAAAGTatttagtttatattttcttgttataagataaatgcatgtatgttcatgttcatgatctTATATTGCTCCTTTGGTGTGCAACAGGTTGCAATGAGCATGGCTGTTTTATTGTGGTGAACATGGAGATTTGAAAGTATTGTCAGAATAGGTATTTATACAGAGCTAGTAAATCATGGCCATGAAGACTTAAAGCTGACTATTTGGAAAGATACAGCCTAGATTTCTCAAGACGTTTGGCACTGAGTGTTGCaataaaccaaaacatttaatgGCCTCCACAGGGGGTTAGAGCTTTGGCTGGATCGTTCTATATTTCTGAGGTTAGAAAAACATCATACCTGCATCTTAGCATTCtttctgtaacacacacattactgtaaGAGATAGCTTTCCCCAAATCACTTCAAACGGAGCAATTTAGTAGCTCTGTCTGTAACATATTCATAATGTTCCTACCTTCATTtgtacctaaaaaaaaaaaaacatttaaacttcATCAATACATAACTTCTGTATCCCCATGAGAAAAGATGCCTGTTTTTGGATCCTCTGGGAGAAACTACAGCTGATTGGAGAAG
This genomic window from Mastacembelus armatus chromosome 8, fMasArm1.2, whole genome shotgun sequence contains:
- the LOC113140424 gene encoding tetratricopeptide repeat protein 39A isoform X4, which produces MGMPLVVQDENMVSFIKGGIKVRNSYLIYKDLHAFIKSHSCIKGPSHVHLEGGISFGMGAFNLTLSLFPPRILKVLEFAGFSGDKEYGLSLLHDGATGLNLRSMLCALLLLCYYTFLTFILGRTGEGEVVDAENLLKPFRLRYPRGAIFLFFAGRIEEIKGNIDEAVALFEDGCKAQQAWKQFHHMCYWELMWCFTYKRAWKMAYFYADLLSQESRWSKAMYVYMKAACLSMLPKDEARPFGEDEVELFRQVPTLKQKIAGKSPPTEKFAIRKARRYKSPSPVRLQVPVLEMMYMWNGFSMISKRPELTEGMMQTLVEAERTLLESPRNEYSLDDHCVIHLLKGLCFKNQGLLEAAEECFSKVYSSEKKIKFDHYLVPNSLVELSLLYIDQGRRDEAIKLLHKAKQNYKDYSMESRTQFRVHAALAKLKADPGEDEDTHL
- the LOC113140424 gene encoding tetratricopeptide repeat protein 39A isoform X6: MSSLFTDTIFISSTNTQSFGVCRLLRRQGTGEGEVVDAENLLKPFRLRYPRGAIFLFFAGRIEEIKGNIDEAVALFEDGCKAQQAWKQFHHMCYWELMWCFTYKRAWKMAYFYADLLSQESRWSKAMYVYMKAACLSMLPKDEARPFGEDEVELFRQVPTLKQKIAGKSPPTEKFAIRKARRYKSPSPVRLQVPVLEMMYMWNGFSMISKRPELTEGMMQTLVEAERTLLESPRNEYSLDDHCVIHLLKGLCFKNQGLLEAAEECFSKVYSSEKKIKFDHYLVPNSLVELSLLYIDQGRRDEAIKLLHKAKQNYKDYSMESRTQFRVHAALAKLKADPGEDEDTHL
- the LOC113140424 gene encoding tetratricopeptide repeat protein 39A isoform X5, with translation MVSFIKGGIKVRNSYLIYKDLHAFIKSHSCIKGPSHVHLEGGISFGMGAFNLTLSLFPPRILKVLEFAGFSGDKEYGLSLLHDGATGLNLRSMLCALLLLCYYTFLTFILGRTGEGEVVDAENLLKPFRLRYPRGAIFLFFAGRIEEIKGNIDEAVALFEDGCKAQQAWKQFHHMCYWELMWCFTYKRAWKMAYFYADLLSQESRWSKAMYVYMKAACLSMLPKDEARPFGEDEVELFRQVPTLKQKIAGKSPPTEKFAIRKARRYKSPSPVRLQVPVLEMMYMWNGFSMISKRPELTEGMMQTLVEAERTLLESPRNEYSLDDHCVIHLLKGLCFKNQGLLEAAEECFSKVYSSEKKIKFDHYLVPNSLVELSLLYIDQGRRDEAIKLLHKAKQNYKDYSMESRTQFRVHAALAKLKADPGEDEDTHL
- the LOC113140424 gene encoding tetratricopeptide repeat protein 39A isoform X3, whose translation is MKLHAEVCYAECLLQRAALTFLQDENMVSFIKGGIKVRNSYLIYKDLHAFIKSHSCIKGPSHVHLEGGISFGMGAFNLTLSLFPPRILKVLEFAGFSGDKEYGLSLLHDGATGLNLRSMLCALLLLCYYTFLTFILGRTGEGEVVDAENLLKPFRLRYPRGAIFLFFAGRIEEIKGNIDEAVALFEDGCKAQQAWKQFHHMCYWELMWCFTYKRAWKMAYFYADLLSQESRWSKAMYVYMKAACLSMLPKDEARPFGEDEVELFRQVPTLKQKIAGKSPPTEKFAIRKARRYKSPSPVRLQVPVLEMMYMWNGFSMISKRPELTEGMMQTLVEAERTLLESPRNEYSLDDHCVIHLLKGLCFKNQGLLEAAEECFSKVYSSEKKIKFDHYLVPNSLVELSLLYIDQGRRDEAIKLLHKAKQNYKDYSMESRTQFRVHAALAKLKADPGEDEDTHL